The Halichoerus grypus chromosome 14, mHalGry1.hap1.1, whole genome shotgun sequence genome contains a region encoding:
- the SURF2 gene encoding surfeit locus protein 2 → MDELPADVCAFLREHPSLRLEPGAHKVKCVLTGHELPCRLPELQLYTRGKKYRRLVRAAPAFDYAEFEPHIVPSTKNPHQLFCRLTLRHINKSPGHVLRHTQGRRYQRALREYEKCQKQGVEYVPACLLHKRRRREDQMDGARPPRPSEAFWEPASSEDDGTAASDSDDSMTDLYPPELFTRKDLGGTEPGDSTDDFLTEEEGEKPRRAAEKGPGAREETEVARALVRKRGKKQVSSSKKFKSHHRKARSFSSFKQSG, encoded by the exons ATGGACGAGCTGCCGGCCGACGTGTGCGCTTTCCTGCGCGAGCACCCGAGTCTGCGGCTGGAGCCCGGCGCCCACAAG GTGAAATGCGTCCTCACCGGCCACGAGCTGCCCTGCCGGCTGCCCGAGCTCCAGCTCTACACCCGCGGCAAGAAATACCGGCGGCTGGTCCGCGCCGCCCCGGCCTTCGACTACGCGGAGTTCGAGCCGCATATCGTGCCCAGCACCAAGAACCC ACACCAGCTGTTCTGCAGACTCACCCTGCGGCACATCAACAAGTCCCCAGGGCACGTGCTGAGGCACACCCAGGGCCGGCGGTACCAGAGAGCTCTGCGTGAAT ATGAGAAGTGTCAGAAGCAGGGCGTGGAGTAcgtgcctgcctgcctcctgcacaagaggaggaggagagaggaccAGATGGACGGCGCCCGGCCGCCTCGCCCGAGCGAGGCCTTCTGGGAACCCGCGTCTAGCGAGGACGATGGCACAGCCGCGAGTGACAGTGACGACAGTATGACAGACCTGTACCCAC CCGAGCTGTTCACCAGAAAGGACCTGGGAGGGACTGAGCCTGGGGACAGCACCGATGACTTTTTGACAGAAGAGGAGGGCGAGAAGCCAAGGCGTGCCGCAGAGAAGGGCCCCGGGGCCAGAGAGGAGACTGAAGTGGCCCGGGCGCTGGTCCGCAAGCGCGGGAAG AAGCAGGTGAGCTCATCGAAGAAGTTCAAAAGTCATCATCGTAAAGCTAGGAGCTTCAGCTCTTTTAAACAGTCCGGTTAA
- the SURF1 gene encoding surfeit locus protein 1 isoform X1 yields the protein MAAVVRWLGLRAAGPAAGPPRAVRRSVLAVPLRPGLAWRPSRCGSSAAEAPATKVQDDSFFQWFLLLIPVTAFGLGTWQVQRRKWKLKLIAELESRVAAEPIPLPVDPMELKSLEYRPVKVRGHFDHSKELYMMPRTMVDPAREAQEAGRLSSSPESGAYVITPFHCTDLGITILVNRGFVPRKKVNPDTRQKGQIKGEVDLVGMVRLTETRKPFVPENNPERNHWHYRDLEAMARLTGADPIFIDADFRSTVPGGPIGGQTRVTLRNEHMQYIITWYGLCAATSYLWFKKFLRRSPGV from the exons ATGGCGGCGGTCGTGCGGTGGCTGGGGCTGCGGGCCGCGGGGCCGGCGGCG GGCCCGCCGCGCGCGGTCAGGAGGAGCGTCCTTGCGGTCCCCCTAAGGCCGG GTTTGGCCTGGAGGCCAAGCAGGTGTGGCAGTTCTGCAGCCGAGGCACCTGCCACGAAAGTGCAGGACGACTCCTTCTTCCAGTGGTTCCTGCTTCTCATTCCTGTGACTGCCTTTGGCCTGGGGACGTGGCAG GTCCAGCGTCGAAAGTGGAAGCTGAAGCTGATAGCAGAGCTGGAGTCTAGAGTTGcggctgagcccatccccctgccagTTGA CCCAATGGAACTGAAAAGTCTGGAGTACAGGCCAGTGAAGGTCAGAGGGCACTTTGACCACTCCAAGGAGCTGTACATGATGCCTCGGACCATGGTGGACCCTGCCCGGGAGGCCCAGGAGGCTGGCCGTCTCTCTTCCTCACCCGAGAGTGGTGCCTACGTCATCACCCCCTTCCACTGCACTGACCTGGG AATCACCATCCTGGTAAATAGAGGGTTTGTCCCCAGGAAGAAGGTGAATCCTGATACACGGCAGAAAGGCCAG ATCAAGGGAGAAGTAGACCTAGTTGGGATGGTGAGGCTGACAGAAACTAGGAAGCCCTTTGTCCCGGAGAACAATCCCGAAAGGAACCACTGGCATTACCGGGACCTGGAGGCCATGGCCAGGCTCACAGGCGCAGACCCCATCTTCATTGATGCGGACTTCC GGAGCACAGTCCCCGGGGGACCCATTGGAGGGCAAACCCGAGTCACTCTGAGGAATGAGCACATGCAGTACATCATTACCTG GTATGGACTCTGTGCAGCTACATCCTACCTGTGGTTTAAGAAATTCCTACGTCGGAGTCCTGGTGTGTGA
- the SURF1 gene encoding surfeit locus protein 1 isoform X3, whose product MELKSLEYRPVKVRGHFDHSKELYMMPRTMVDPAREAQEAGRLSSSPESGAYVITPFHCTDLGITILVNRGFVPRKKVNPDTRQKGQIKGEVDLVGMVRLTETRKPFVPENNPERNHWHYRDLEAMARLTGADPIFIDADFRSTVPGGPIGGQTRVTLRNEHMQYIITWYGLCAATSYLWFKKFLRRSPGV is encoded by the exons ATGGAACTGAAAAGTCTGGAGTACAGGCCAGTGAAGGTCAGAGGGCACTTTGACCACTCCAAGGAGCTGTACATGATGCCTCGGACCATGGTGGACCCTGCCCGGGAGGCCCAGGAGGCTGGCCGTCTCTCTTCCTCACCCGAGAGTGGTGCCTACGTCATCACCCCCTTCCACTGCACTGACCTGGG AATCACCATCCTGGTAAATAGAGGGTTTGTCCCCAGGAAGAAGGTGAATCCTGATACACGGCAGAAAGGCCAG ATCAAGGGAGAAGTAGACCTAGTTGGGATGGTGAGGCTGACAGAAACTAGGAAGCCCTTTGTCCCGGAGAACAATCCCGAAAGGAACCACTGGCATTACCGGGACCTGGAGGCCATGGCCAGGCTCACAGGCGCAGACCCCATCTTCATTGATGCGGACTTCC GGAGCACAGTCCCCGGGGGACCCATTGGAGGGCAAACCCGAGTCACTCTGAGGAATGAGCACATGCAGTACATCATTACCTG GTATGGACTCTGTGCAGCTACATCCTACCTGTGGTTTAAGAAATTCCTACGTCGGAGTCCTGGTGTGTGA
- the SURF1 gene encoding surfeit locus protein 1 isoform X2, with translation MAAVVRWLGLRAAGPAAGPPRAVRRSVLAVPLRPGLAWRPSRCGSSAAEAPATKVQDDSFFQWFLLLIPVTAFGLGTWQVQRRKWKLKLIAELESRVAAEPIPLPVDPMELKSLEYRPVKVRGHFDHSKELYMMPRTMVDPAREAQEAGRLSSSPESGAYVITPFHCTDLGITILVNRGFVPRKKVNPDTRQKGQIKGEVDLVGMVRLTETRKPFVPENNPERNHWHYRDLEAMARLTGADPIFIDADFRSTVPGGPIGGQTRVTLRNEHMQYIITCYILPVV, from the exons ATGGCGGCGGTCGTGCGGTGGCTGGGGCTGCGGGCCGCGGGGCCGGCGGCG GGCCCGCCGCGCGCGGTCAGGAGGAGCGTCCTTGCGGTCCCCCTAAGGCCGG GTTTGGCCTGGAGGCCAAGCAGGTGTGGCAGTTCTGCAGCCGAGGCACCTGCCACGAAAGTGCAGGACGACTCCTTCTTCCAGTGGTTCCTGCTTCTCATTCCTGTGACTGCCTTTGGCCTGGGGACGTGGCAG GTCCAGCGTCGAAAGTGGAAGCTGAAGCTGATAGCAGAGCTGGAGTCTAGAGTTGcggctgagcccatccccctgccagTTGA CCCAATGGAACTGAAAAGTCTGGAGTACAGGCCAGTGAAGGTCAGAGGGCACTTTGACCACTCCAAGGAGCTGTACATGATGCCTCGGACCATGGTGGACCCTGCCCGGGAGGCCCAGGAGGCTGGCCGTCTCTCTTCCTCACCCGAGAGTGGTGCCTACGTCATCACCCCCTTCCACTGCACTGACCTGGG AATCACCATCCTGGTAAATAGAGGGTTTGTCCCCAGGAAGAAGGTGAATCCTGATACACGGCAGAAAGGCCAG ATCAAGGGAGAAGTAGACCTAGTTGGGATGGTGAGGCTGACAGAAACTAGGAAGCCCTTTGTCCCGGAGAACAATCCCGAAAGGAACCACTGGCATTACCGGGACCTGGAGGCCATGGCCAGGCTCACAGGCGCAGACCCCATCTTCATTGATGCGGACTTCC GGAGCACAGTCCCCGGGGGACCCATTGGAGGGCAAACCCGAGTCACTCTGAGGAATGAGCACATGCAGTACATCATTACCTG CTACATCCTACCTGTGGTTTAA
- the MED22 gene encoding mediator of RNA polymerase II transcription subunit 22 isoform X2 produces MAQQRALPQSKETLLQSYNKRLKDDVKSIMDNFTEIIKTAKIEDETQVSRATQGEQDNYEMHVRAANIFLILNDFPSVNEAIDQRNQQLRALQEECDRKLIALRDEISIDLYELEEEYYSSSSSLCEANDLPLCEAYWRLDLDTDSADGLSAPVLASPEPSAGPLQAAAPAHSHAGGPGPGPTEHA; encoded by the exons ATGGCCCAGCAGAGAGCGCTGCCGCAGAGCAAGGAGACGCTGCTGCAGTCTTATAACAAGCGGCTCAAGGACGATGTCAAGTCCATCATGGACAACTTCACCGAGATCATCAAGACCGCCAAG ATCGAGGACGAGACGCAAGTGTCGAGGGCCACTCAGGGCGAGCAGGACAACTACGAGATGCACGTTCGAGCTGCCAACATT TTCCTCATCCTCAATGACTTCCCGTCGGTGAACGAGGCCATCGACCAGCGCAACCAGCAGCTGCGAGCCCTGCAGGAGGAGTGTGACAGGAAGCTCATTGCCCTGCGGGACGAGATCTCCATCGACCTGTACGAGCTGGAGGAGGAATATTACTCGTCCAG CTCAAGTCTTTGCGAAGCTAATGACCTGCCTCTGTGCGAAGCATACTGGAGGCTGGACCTCGACACAGACTCTGCTGATGGCCTCTCGGCCCCTGTGCTGGCGTCCCCGGAGCCCAGCGCTGGCCCCCTGCAGGCTGCGGCCCCTGCCCACTCCCATGCCGgtggccccggccccggccccacgGAGCACGCCTGA
- the MED22 gene encoding mediator of RNA polymerase II transcription subunit 22 isoform X1, producing MAQQRALPQSKETLLQSYNKRLKDDVKSIMDNFTEIIKTAKIEDETQVSRATQGEQDNYEMHVRAANIVRAGESLMKLVSDLKQFLILNDFPSVNEAIDQRNQQLRALQEECDRKLIALRDEISIDLYELEEEYYSSSSSLCEANDLPLCEAYWRLDLDTDSADGLSAPVLASPEPSAGPLQAAAPAHSHAGGPGPGPTEHA from the exons ATGGCCCAGCAGAGAGCGCTGCCGCAGAGCAAGGAGACGCTGCTGCAGTCTTATAACAAGCGGCTCAAGGACGATGTCAAGTCCATCATGGACAACTTCACCGAGATCATCAAGACCGCCAAG ATCGAGGACGAGACGCAAGTGTCGAGGGCCACTCAGGGCGAGCAGGACAACTACGAGATGCACGTTCGAGCTGCCAACATT GTCCGAGCTGGTGAGTCCCTGATGAAACTGGTGTCTGACCTCAAGCAGTTCCTCATCCTCAATGACTTCCCGTCGGTGAACGAGGCCATCGACCAGCGCAACCAGCAGCTGCGAGCCCTGCAGGAGGAGTGTGACAGGAAGCTCATTGCCCTGCGGGACGAGATCTCCATCGACCTGTACGAGCTGGAGGAGGAATATTACTCGTCCAG CTCAAGTCTTTGCGAAGCTAATGACCTGCCTCTGTGCGAAGCATACTGGAGGCTGGACCTCGACACAGACTCTGCTGATGGCCTCTCGGCCCCTGTGCTGGCGTCCCCGGAGCCCAGCGCTGGCCCCCTGCAGGCTGCGGCCCCTGCCCACTCCCATGCCGgtggccccggccccggccccacgGAGCACGCCTGA
- the RPL7A gene encoding large ribosomal subunit protein eL8 produces MPKGKKAKGKKVAPAPAVVKKQEAKKVVNPLFEKRPKNFGIGQDIQPKRDLTRFVKWPRYIRLQRQRAILYKRLKVPPAINQFTQALDRQTATQLLKLAHKYRPETKQEKKQRLLARAEKKAAGKGDVPTKRPPVLRAGVNTVTTLVENKKAQLVVIAHDVDPIELVVFLPALCRKMGVPYCIIKGKARLGRLVHRKTCTTVAFTQVNSEDKGALAKLVEAIRTNYNDRYDEIRRHWGGNVLGPKSVARIAKLEKAKAKELATKLG; encoded by the exons ATG CCGAAAGGGAAGAAGGCGAAGGGGAAGAAGGTGGCCCCGGCCCCTGCTGTCGTGAAGAAGCAGGAGGCCAAGAAGGTGGTCAACCCCCTGTTCGAGAAGAGGCCCAAGAACTTTGGCATCG GACAGGACATCCAGCCCAAAAGGGACCTCACCCGCTTTGTCAAATGGCCCCGCTACATCCGGTTGCAGCGGCAAAGGGCTATTCTCTACAAACGTCTAAAAGTGCCTCCCGCGATTAACCAGTTCACCCAGGCCTTGGACCGCCAGACAG CTACTCAACTGCTTAAGCTGGCCCACAAGTACAGACCAGAGACAAAGCAGGAGAAGAAGCAGAGATTGTTGGCTCGGGCCGAGAAGAAAGCTGCGGGCAAAGGGGATGTCCCCACTAAGAGGCCACCTGTCCTTCGAGCTG GGGTTAACACTGTCACCACCTTGGTGGAAAACAAGAAGGCTCAGCTGGTAGTGATTGCACATGATGTGGATCCCATTGAG CTGGTGGTTTTCCTGCCTGCCCTGTGTCGTAAGATGGGGGTTCCCTACTGCATTATCAAGGGGAAGGCCAGGCTGGGGCGTCTGGTCCACAGGAAGACCTGCACCACTGTCGCCTTCACACAGGTCAACTC GGAAGACAAAGGAGCTCTGGCAAAGCTGGTGGAAGCCATCAGGACCAATTACAATGACAGATACGACGAG ATCCGCCGCCACTGGGGAGGCAACGTCCTGGGTCCGAAGTCTGTGGCTCGCATTGccaagctggaaaaggcaaaggctAAAGAACTGGCCACCAAACTGGGCTGA